In Solanum stenotomum isolate F172 chromosome 6, ASM1918654v1, whole genome shotgun sequence, one DNA window encodes the following:
- the LOC125868492 gene encoding B3 domain-containing protein At5g60140-like — MEKGFFKVFIPEISTKRLKLPTSCTDYKNGILPRNIFLRDWFGNLWPIGVTKSGKDIYFEYGWEKFIEDNIVELGDFFIFYYDGTRFFYFKLFERNGCEKKGVGGLKHVVKEEEAEEMNVEHQKNVEPKMNTRARDSNNISCSDVRDENNMVEEKDDEDKECEKTAEVPEEDVDKEEEKQEEEDDDDDNDEYKEEEEEKERTGIFNKMTPRSKAKCKSAIAGKGKNLHDQFATDIFRIGRATKPKNSYFVTKIHPNRRNHLYVLTDVVRNYQLELPSSMTIRDSAGREFEAKLKIWQDDRIWLIGGWHSLSKWNFVEKNDKCICEFVGEKYIKGLYLQVHVVHEGEGFHSNEK; from the exons atggaaaagggtttcttcaaggttttcatCCCTGAAATCAGTACAAAGCGGCTG AAACTTCCAACAAGTTGCACCGATTACAAAAATGGAATATTACCTAGAAACATTTTCCTTAGGGATTGGTTTGGAAATTTGTGGCCTATAGGGGTAACCAAATCAGGaaaagatatttattttgaatatggATGGGAAAAATTCATTGAGGACAACATTGTAGAGCTTGGagacttctttattttttactatgATGGAACTAGATTTTTTTACTTCAAACTATTTGAAAGAAATGGATGTGAAAAGAAAGGAGTTGGGGGTTTAAAACATGTTGTGAAGGAGGAGGAAGCAGAGGAAATGAATGTTGAACATCAAAAGAATGTCGAGCCAAAGATGAATACTAGGGCTAGAGATAGCAATAATATTTCTTGTTCTGATGTCAGGGATGAGAATAACATGGTagaagaaaaagatgatgaagataagGAATGTGAAAAGACAGCAGAGGTTCCAGAAGAAGATGTTgataaggaagaagaaaaacaagaagaagaagatgatgatgatgataatgatgaatacaaagaagaggaggaagagaaagaaagGACTGGCATATTCAATAAAATGACACCACGTTCCAAAG CTAAATGCAAAAGTGCGATTGCTGGCAAGGGGAAAAATCTCCATGACCAATTTGCTACAGATATATTTAGAATCGGACGTGCAACTAAGCCAAAAAATTCTTACTTTGTAACAAAAATACATCCAAATAGGAGAAATCATCTG TATGTTCTGACTGATGTGGTGAGAAATTACCAACTTGAACTCCCTTCAAGCATGACCATTCGTGACTCTGCTGGCAGAGAATTTGAGGCAAAACTCAAGATTTGGCAGGACGATAGAATATGGCTAATTGGCGGTTGGCATAGTTTATCTAAGTGGAACTTTGTGGAGAAAAATGATAAATGTATTTGTGAATTTGTGGGAGAAAAATATATCAAAGGACTTTACTTACAAGTTCACGTTGTCCATGAAGGAGAAGGTTTCCATTCCAATGAGAAATAA